One window from the genome of Trabulsiella odontotermitis encodes:
- a CDS encoding LysR substrate-binding domain-containing protein, with the protein MQCQQPPESVRIAVSFGAFTATLTHLLAKQRAEEPGTAICLTETLFSEQVSGVKDGRYDLGFAVAPPAEAKLQNELLWHDPGLFMRPARKRR; encoded by the coding sequence ATGCAATGCCAGCAACCCCCTGAATCGGTACGGATCGCCGTCTCCTTCGGAGCCTTCACCGCAACATTGACGCACCTCTTGGCGAAGCAGCGCGCAGAGGAGCCCGGCACGGCGATATGCCTTACCGAGACTTTGTTTTCCGAGCAGGTCAGCGGGGTGAAGGATGGTCGTTACGATCTTGGATTTGCTGTCGCACCGCCCGCTGAGGCCAAGCTGCAAAACGAGCTGCTGTGGCATGATCCCGGCTTATTCATGAGGCCGGCCCGAAAACGAAGATAG
- a CDS encoding helix-turn-helix domain-containing protein has translation MQKREIRRGRPTGSTSFEAEPAKAFGMAVKALRTERGTAQEALGNMAGIERAHMGRIERGEHMPTLALILRIADALECSAALLIEETEKCLKLVRAGVMANEGQADRV, from the coding sequence ATGCAAAAGCGTGAAATAAGGCGAGGCCGGCCTACAGGCAGTACAAGTTTTGAGGCGGAGCCGGCCAAGGCGTTTGGCATGGCGGTAAAGGCGTTGAGGACGGAGCGCGGAACGGCCCAGGAGGCACTGGGAAACATGGCCGGAATCGAACGCGCGCACATGGGCAGAATCGAGCGGGGTGAGCACATGCCCACCCTGGCGCTGATCCTGCGCATTGCAGATGCGCTGGAATGCAGCGCGGCTCTGCTTATCGAAGAGACAGAGAAGTGCCTGAAGCTTGTTCGCGCCGGCGTCATGGCGAATGAAGGACAGGCCGATCGCGTTTGA
- a CDS encoding Hha/YmoA family nucleoid-associated regulatory protein, which yields MKDRVPSSELGEFEGACDHRRAEITHGQLWDRVPASAWKNVE from the coding sequence ATGAAAGACCGCGTTCCATCTTCTGAACTAGGAGAATTTGAAGGGGCATGCGACCACCGCCGCGCAGAAATCACCCATGGTCAACTGTGGGACAGAGTTCCCGCATCCGCCTGGAAGAATGTCGAGTAG